The Nocardioides sp. S5 genome includes a window with the following:
- a CDS encoding NAD(P)-dependent alcohol dehydrogenase, translating to MRAAVVERYGPPEVVQVQDVPEPRAGKGQVVVRVRATTVNSGDARIRGCRFPAGFAVPGRLALGWNGPRRRVLGVVYSGAVEAVGPGVEGVAAGDEVVGMTGAGMGAHAELAAVRADRLVPKPASVSHADAAAVIFGGTTARHVLQDVATPGSRVLVNGASGAVGCAAVQVAHLAGARVTAVCSERNADLVRSLGAAEVIDHGRTSVHDLPPAYDVVLDAVGNLDRGSGRRLLAPDGVLVLAVASLLDTVRARGAVRAGPWPEDPAHFTWLLDRLAAGELRPVVTQTLPLSEVVEAHRIVDSGRKVGNLVLIP from the coding sequence GTGAGAGCAGCAGTCGTGGAGCGGTACGGGCCGCCGGAGGTGGTGCAGGTGCAGGACGTGCCCGAGCCGCGCGCGGGGAAGGGCCAGGTCGTGGTGCGCGTCCGGGCGACGACCGTCAACTCCGGTGACGCCCGCATCCGCGGCTGCCGCTTCCCTGCGGGCTTCGCGGTGCCCGGTCGTCTCGCGCTCGGTTGGAACGGCCCCCGGCGCCGCGTGCTCGGCGTCGTCTACTCCGGTGCCGTCGAGGCCGTCGGCCCAGGTGTCGAGGGCGTCGCGGCGGGCGACGAGGTCGTCGGGATGACCGGCGCCGGCATGGGCGCGCACGCCGAGCTCGCCGCCGTACGCGCCGACCGCCTCGTGCCGAAGCCGGCGTCGGTGTCCCATGCCGACGCCGCAGCCGTCATCTTCGGCGGCACCACTGCGCGACACGTGCTGCAGGACGTGGCAACCCCCGGGAGCCGGGTGCTCGTCAACGGCGCGTCGGGCGCCGTCGGGTGCGCGGCCGTGCAGGTCGCGCACCTCGCCGGGGCTCGGGTCACCGCCGTCTGCAGCGAACGCAACGCCGACCTGGTCCGCTCGCTCGGGGCCGCCGAGGTGATCGACCACGGCCGGACGTCGGTGCACGACCTGCCCCCGGCGTACGACGTCGTGCTCGACGCGGTCGGCAACCTCGACCGCGGCTCGGGCCGCCGCCTGCTCGCGCCGGACGGCGTCCTCGTGCTCGCCGTGGCGAGCCTGCTCGACACCGTGCGGGCCCGCGGCGCCGTGCGTGCGGGTCCGTGGCCGGAGGACCCGGCCCACTTCACCTGGCTTCTCGACCGCCTCGCTGCGGGGGAGCTGCGGCCGGTCGTCACGCAGACCCTGCCGCTCAGCGAGGTCGTGGAGGCCCACCGCATCGTCGACTCGGGCCGCAAGGTCGGCAACCTGGTCCTCATCCCCTAG
- a CDS encoding MIP/aquaporin family protein, translating to MTDIFLPEVLGTATLLLLGCGVVANAVLPRTNGNGGGFLMINFGWGIAVFAGVFVAFGSGAHLNPAVTLGLVASGADLSLAEVLVYIAGQMLGAFLGAVLAWVAYKEHFADADAQPDDKLAVFSTMPAIRKPVWNVVTEVVGTFVLVFVIISFGKTPSELGPLAVALLVVGIGASLGGPTGYAINPARDLGPRIAHAVLPIPNKGSSGWWYAWVPVTGPVIGGVLGGLVAGAVGYA from the coding sequence CTGACCGACATCTTTCTACCCGAGGTCCTCGGGACCGCCACCCTGCTGCTGCTCGGCTGCGGCGTGGTGGCCAACGCGGTGCTGCCCCGCACGAACGGCAACGGCGGCGGTTTCCTGATGATCAACTTCGGCTGGGGCATCGCCGTCTTCGCCGGCGTCTTCGTGGCCTTCGGGTCCGGAGCCCACCTCAACCCCGCCGTCACCCTCGGCCTGGTCGCGTCGGGTGCCGACCTCTCGCTCGCCGAGGTCCTGGTCTACATCGCCGGCCAGATGCTCGGCGCCTTCCTCGGCGCCGTCCTCGCGTGGGTGGCCTACAAGGAGCACTTCGCCGACGCCGACGCACAGCCCGACGACAAGCTCGCGGTCTTCAGCACCATGCCCGCCATCCGCAAGCCGGTCTGGAACGTCGTGACGGAGGTGGTGGGCACCTTCGTGCTGGTCTTCGTCATCATCTCGTTCGGCAAAACCCCCAGCGAGCTCGGCCCGCTGGCCGTGGCCCTGCTCGTCGTGGGCATCGGCGCCAGCCTCGGTGGTCCCACCGGCTACGCCATCAACCCCGCCCGCGACCTCGGCCCGCGGATCGCGCACGCAGTGCTGCCCATCCCGAACAAGGGATCCAGCGGCTGGTGGTACGCGTGGGTCCCCGTCACGGGCCCGGTCATCGGAGGTGTCCTCGGCGGCCTCGTCGCCGGTGCCGTCGGCTACGCCTGA
- a CDS encoding IclR family transcriptional regulator, giving the protein MPGNVQAVERAAALLTLVASASRPLGLADIAAAVDLPKSTVHGLLTTLRSIGWVEQDRPTGAYRVARPLAGLGQALDAADLRSAATPWMDVLAGRTGLEVHLVWLEGPSAVVVQHVYRPDNSPQQLRVGEEMPLHATASGKVLLAHQERGLLDREPRPERFTRHTLVEEDEIEAELEQARADGYAVEVGEYYPDVSAVAVPVRDSFGDAVAALAVLGPRAEVPSGNDRPAVATPLVRAAGSISRALWVTA; this is encoded by the coding sequence GTGCCCGGGAACGTCCAGGCGGTGGAGCGGGCCGCAGCGCTGCTCACCCTGGTGGCGTCCGCCAGCAGGCCCCTCGGCCTCGCCGACATCGCCGCCGCCGTCGACCTCCCGAAGAGCACCGTCCACGGCCTGCTCACGACGCTGAGGTCCATCGGCTGGGTGGAGCAGGACCGACCCACCGGCGCCTACCGGGTGGCCCGCCCGCTGGCTGGGCTCGGCCAGGCCCTCGACGCCGCCGACCTCCGCAGCGCCGCCACCCCGTGGATGGACGTGCTGGCCGGTCGGACCGGGCTCGAGGTGCACCTGGTCTGGCTGGAAGGGCCGAGCGCCGTGGTCGTGCAGCACGTCTACCGCCCCGACAACAGTCCGCAGCAGCTGCGGGTCGGCGAGGAGATGCCGCTGCACGCCACCGCCAGCGGCAAGGTCCTCCTCGCCCACCAGGAGCGTGGGCTGCTCGACCGGGAGCCGCGACCCGAGCGGTTCACCCGCCACACCCTCGTGGAGGAGGACGAGATCGAGGCGGAGCTCGAGCAGGCCCGGGCCGACGGCTACGCCGTCGAGGTCGGCGAGTACTACCCCGACGTGTCAGCCGTCGCCGTCCCGGTGCGCGACTCCTTCGGCGACGCGGTCGCCGCGTTGGCGGTGCTGGGCCCGCGCGCCGAGGTGCCCTCGGGCAACGACCGTCCTGCGGTGGCCACCCCTCTCGTCCGGGCCGCGGGCTCCATCTCGCGCGCGCTGTGGGTCACGGCATGA
- a CDS encoding TetR/AcrR family transcriptional regulator, whose amino-acid sequence MSRPPLTPARVINAASRVADATGLAGVSMRSVGRELGVEAMSLYHHVANKDALLDGLADWVFAQILTPSLGVPWRSEMEARARSARTVLAAHPWGLGLVESRRSAGPATLRHHDAVLGCLRTDGFPVALAAHAFSVLDAYTYGFVLTEVNLPFEPGTADEFIEEIAASLADRPWMSELVAQRITGQDYAYGDEFEYGLALILDGLEARFAALVG is encoded by the coding sequence GTGTCCAGACCACCGCTCACCCCCGCGCGCGTGATCAACGCCGCCAGCCGCGTCGCCGACGCCACCGGCCTGGCCGGGGTGAGCATGCGCAGCGTCGGACGCGAGCTCGGCGTCGAGGCCATGTCGCTCTACCACCACGTCGCCAACAAGGACGCGCTCCTCGACGGGCTCGCCGACTGGGTCTTCGCGCAGATCCTGACCCCGTCGCTCGGTGTGCCGTGGCGCAGCGAGATGGAGGCACGGGCGCGCTCGGCCCGCACCGTCCTCGCGGCCCATCCGTGGGGCCTGGGACTCGTCGAGTCCCGCCGCTCCGCCGGCCCGGCGACCCTGCGCCACCACGACGCGGTGCTCGGCTGCCTGCGCACCGACGGCTTCCCGGTGGCCCTCGCCGCGCACGCCTTCTCGGTGCTCGACGCCTACACCTACGGCTTCGTGCTCACCGAGGTGAACCTGCCTTTCGAGCCCGGCACGGCCGACGAGTTCATCGAGGAGATCGCCGCCTCCCTCGCCGACCGCCCCTGGATGAGCGAGCTCGTCGCGCAGCGGATCACGGGCCAGGACTACGCCTACGGCGACGAGTTCGAGTACGGCCTCGCGCTCATCCTCGACGGGCTCGAGGCGCGCTTCGCAGCCCTCGTCGGTTGA
- a CDS encoding glycerol-3-phosphate dehydrogenase/oxidase, which yields MTTTRPLDTDYRARSWDELDGGRFDMVVVGGGVTGAGIALDAATRGLRVALVEQADLASGTSSRSSKLFHGGLRYLEQLNFTLVREALRERELMLTRIAPHLVKPVAFLYPLKHRWWERPYVTAGLTLYDQMGGARSVPRHSQLSRRAALRLAPGLDRDALVGALRYYDAQADDARHTMMLARTAAAYGATVMTSVRATGFEQVGERVVGVHLEDLETQATCSVRSAVVVNATGVWTDSVQAMSGAGGRFRVRASKGVHLVVPRHRIPSETGLILRTEKSVLFVIPWGTHWIVGTTDTDWELDLAHPAASRADIDYILDRVNAVLASPLTHDDIEGVYAGLRPLLSGESDSTSRLSREHAVARSQPGLVSVAGGKYTTYRVMAADAVDLARADLPGTVPDSVTADIPLLGAEGYAALVHQVPQLAARSGLAEWRVRRLLDRYGSLVHELFAVADARPDRWEPLTGAPEYLRAEITYAVTHEGALHLDDVLTRRTRISIETPDRGIECSPEAAALMGEELGWDTERTRDEVSAYAARVAAERESQRAVQDLDANAERLAAPDIRTRSVGRALS from the coding sequence GTGACCACGACACGACCACTGGACACGGACTACCGGGCGCGATCCTGGGACGAGCTCGACGGGGGCCGCTTCGACATGGTCGTCGTGGGCGGCGGCGTCACGGGCGCGGGCATCGCCCTCGACGCCGCCACCCGCGGGCTCCGGGTGGCCCTGGTCGAGCAGGCCGACCTCGCGAGCGGCACCTCCTCGCGCTCGTCGAAGCTCTTCCACGGCGGCCTGCGTTACCTCGAGCAGCTGAACTTCACCCTGGTGCGCGAGGCGCTGCGCGAGCGGGAGCTGATGCTGACACGGATCGCACCCCATTTGGTGAAGCCGGTGGCGTTCCTCTACCCGCTCAAGCACCGGTGGTGGGAACGGCCCTACGTCACGGCCGGGCTGACCCTCTACGACCAGATGGGCGGCGCGCGCTCGGTGCCCCGGCACTCCCAGCTCTCCCGGCGGGCCGCGCTGCGCCTGGCGCCCGGGCTGGACCGTGACGCCCTCGTCGGTGCGCTGCGCTACTACGACGCCCAGGCCGACGACGCGCGCCACACGATGATGCTGGCCCGCACGGCCGCCGCCTACGGCGCGACGGTGATGACGTCCGTGCGGGCCACGGGCTTCGAGCAGGTCGGCGAACGGGTCGTCGGGGTGCACCTGGAGGACCTCGAGACACAGGCCACCTGCTCCGTGCGCTCCGCCGTGGTGGTGAACGCGACGGGCGTGTGGACCGACTCGGTGCAGGCGATGTCCGGGGCCGGCGGCCGGTTCCGGGTCCGTGCGTCCAAGGGCGTGCACCTCGTGGTGCCGCGGCACCGGATCCCGTCCGAGACCGGACTCATCCTGCGCACCGAGAAGTCCGTGCTCTTCGTGATCCCCTGGGGCACGCACTGGATCGTCGGCACCACCGACACCGACTGGGAGCTCGACCTCGCGCACCCGGCGGCGAGCCGGGCCGACATCGACTACATCCTCGACCGCGTCAACGCGGTGCTCGCCTCTCCCCTGACCCACGACGACATCGAGGGGGTGTACGCCGGTCTCCGGCCGCTCCTCTCGGGCGAGAGCGACTCGACCTCACGCCTCTCGCGCGAGCACGCGGTCGCCCGCTCCCAGCCCGGACTGGTCTCGGTCGCGGGCGGGAAGTACACCACCTACCGCGTCATGGCGGCCGACGCCGTCGACCTGGCGCGGGCCGACCTGCCCGGCACGGTCCCCGACAGCGTCACCGCCGACATCCCGCTCCTGGGAGCGGAGGGCTACGCCGCGCTGGTCCACCAGGTCCCGCAGCTGGCGGCACGCAGCGGACTCGCCGAGTGGCGCGTACGCCGCCTGCTCGACCGCTACGGCTCGCTGGTGCACGAGCTCTTCGCCGTCGCCGACGCCCGTCCGGACCGGTGGGAGCCGCTCACCGGCGCCCCGGAGTACCTCCGCGCCGAGATCACCTACGCGGTGACCCACGAGGGAGCCCTGCACCTCGACGACGTGCTGACCCGCCGGACCCGGATCTCCATCGAGACCCCGGACCGGGGCATCGAGTGCTCGCCGGAGGCTGCGGCGCTGATGGGTGAGGAGCTGGGCTGGGACACCGAGCGCACCCGCGACGAGGTGTCGGCGTACGCCGCGCGGGTCGCCGCCGAGCGCGAGTCGCAGCGTGCCGTCCAGGACCTGGACGCCAACGCCGAGCGGCTCGCCGCGCCGGACATCCGGACGAGGTCCGTGGGACGAGCGCTGTCATGA
- a CDS encoding phospho-sugar mutase, translated as MTEPLTDLLARARAWAAEDPDEHTRAELEALVDAAERGEETDLADRFAGTLEFGTAGLRGALGAGPNRMNRVVVTRAAAGLAAYLKDTGHAGGSVVIGFDARHNSDVFARDTAEIMTGAGLKALVMPRTLPTPLLAYAIRELGCAAGVMVTASHNPPEDNGYKVYLGDGSQIVPPADVEIAERIAAVGPLADLPRGDAGRVVGEDIVDNYLDTVAGLAQDGPRDLSIVYTPLHGVGGTTVAQVLETAGFDAPHVVEQQEHPDPDFPTVSFPNPEEPGAMDLAMALAAEHRADLVVANDPDADRCAVAVPDAHGWRMLRGDEVGALLAHHLIDRGATGVFANSIVSSSLLGKMAAAAGQPHEETLTGFKWIGRVEGLAFGYEEALGYCCDPEHVRDKDGVSALLLVCELAAAAKAEGRGLPDILDDIAREHGLHATDQLSVRFDDLAAIPATMERLRATPPSTLGGLAVERVEDLSEGSDLLPPTDGLRYTLAEGARVIVRPSGTEPKVKCYLEVVIPVGDEDVDAARISAAGRLDAIKADLRGVAFGPALGG; from the coding sequence ATGACCGAACCCCTGACCGACCTGCTCGCGCGCGCTCGCGCCTGGGCCGCCGAGGACCCCGACGAGCACACCCGCGCCGAGCTCGAGGCCCTCGTCGACGCCGCCGAGCGCGGCGAGGAGACCGACCTGGCCGACCGCTTCGCCGGCACCCTGGAGTTCGGCACGGCGGGCCTGCGCGGCGCGCTCGGCGCCGGACCGAACCGGATGAACCGCGTCGTCGTCACGCGCGCCGCGGCCGGCCTCGCGGCGTACCTCAAGGACACCGGCCACGCCGGGGGGTCCGTGGTGATCGGCTTCGACGCCCGTCACAACTCCGACGTCTTCGCCCGCGACACCGCCGAGATCATGACCGGCGCCGGCCTCAAGGCGCTCGTGATGCCGCGCACGCTCCCCACCCCGCTGCTCGCCTACGCGATCCGCGAGCTCGGCTGCGCGGCCGGCGTGATGGTCACCGCCAGCCACAACCCGCCGGAGGACAACGGCTACAAGGTCTACCTCGGCGACGGCAGCCAGATCGTGCCACCGGCCGACGTGGAGATCGCCGAGCGGATCGCCGCCGTCGGTCCGCTGGCCGACCTCCCCCGCGGCGACGCGGGCCGGGTCGTCGGCGAGGACATCGTGGACAACTACCTCGACACCGTCGCCGGCCTCGCCCAGGACGGCCCGCGCGACCTGTCCATCGTCTACACCCCGCTGCACGGCGTCGGCGGCACCACCGTCGCGCAGGTGCTCGAGACGGCCGGCTTCGACGCGCCCCACGTCGTGGAGCAGCAGGAGCACCCCGACCCCGACTTCCCCACGGTGTCCTTCCCCAACCCCGAGGAGCCGGGCGCGATGGACCTCGCCATGGCGCTCGCGGCCGAGCACCGCGCCGACCTGGTCGTCGCCAACGACCCGGATGCCGACCGGTGCGCGGTCGCCGTGCCGGACGCCCACGGCTGGCGGATGCTGCGCGGTGACGAGGTCGGCGCCCTGCTCGCCCACCACCTCATCGACCGCGGCGCCACCGGTGTCTTCGCCAACTCGATCGTGTCCTCGAGCCTGCTGGGCAAGATGGCCGCCGCCGCGGGCCAGCCGCACGAGGAGACCCTGACGGGCTTCAAGTGGATCGGTCGCGTCGAGGGCCTGGCCTTCGGCTACGAGGAGGCGCTGGGCTACTGCTGCGACCCCGAGCACGTCCGCGACAAGGACGGCGTCTCCGCGCTCCTGCTGGTCTGCGAGCTCGCCGCCGCCGCCAAGGCCGAGGGGCGCGGGCTGCCCGACATCCTCGACGACATCGCGCGCGAGCACGGCCTCCACGCCACCGACCAGCTCTCGGTGCGCTTCGATGACCTCGCGGCCATCCCCGCCACGATGGAGCGCCTGCGCGCCACCCCGCCGAGCACGCTCGGCGGGCTCGCTGTGGAGCGCGTGGAGGACCTCTCCGAGGGTTCTGACCTGCTCCCCCCGACCGACGGCCTGCGCTACACGCTGGCCGAGGGCGCGCGCGTCATCGTGCGCCCGAGCGGCACTGAGCCGAAGGTCAAGTGCTACCTCGAGGTTGTCATCCCCGTGGGCGACGAGGACGTGGACGCAGCCCGGATCTCGGCGGCCGGCCGGCTCGACGCGATCAAGGCCGACCTGCGCGGGGTCGCCTTCGGTCCCGCACTCGGTGGTTGA
- the yidC gene encoding membrane protein insertase YidC, with the protein MSLLEPISHALAAVLAATHDALTALGADPTAGATWLLCVAAVVVVLRLALLPVVVHGVRQAHAGARARPHLRELSARLEDRPDAEALRRHLQERRRVSAEHGVSRLGCLPVLLQLPVWLALYHLLSDVAAGTAVGAMGPGLVSSLGAASVLGVTLAGSGYLGGGPAHLAVVAGLAATAAALSYVTQRHVVARNTLTEGMPEAVLSAQQLMPALSALGLLVAGGVVPVTLLAYWVCSSAWTLGQSVVIARWFPTPGTVAAAARG; encoded by the coding sequence ATGTCCCTGCTCGAACCGATCTCGCACGCCCTCGCCGCGGTCCTCGCGGCCACCCACGACGCCCTCACCGCCCTCGGCGCCGACCCGACGGCGGGCGCCACCTGGTTGCTGTGCGTCGCCGCCGTGGTCGTCGTCCTGCGCCTCGCCCTGCTCCCCGTCGTCGTCCACGGAGTGCGCCAGGCGCACGCCGGCGCGCGGGCGCGGCCCCACCTGCGCGAGCTGTCCGCCCGCCTCGAGGACCGGCCCGACGCCGAGGCCCTGCGCCGCCACCTCCAGGAGCGGCGGCGGGTCTCCGCCGAGCACGGCGTGAGCCGTCTCGGCTGCCTGCCCGTGCTGCTCCAGCTCCCCGTGTGGCTGGCGCTCTACCACCTGCTGTCGGACGTCGCGGCCGGGACCGCGGTCGGCGCGATGGGCCCCGGCCTCGTGTCGTCCCTGGGGGCCGCGTCGGTCCTCGGCGTCACGCTCGCGGGCAGCGGCTACCTCGGGGGCGGGCCGGCCCACCTCGCCGTCGTCGCCGGGCTCGCCGCCACGGCTGCGGCGCTGTCGTACGTCACCCAGCGTCACGTCGTGGCCCGCAACACCCTCACCGAGGGCATGCCCGAGGCGGTCCTGTCGGCACAGCAGCTGATGCCCGCGCTGTCGGCGCTCGGCCTGCTGGTCGCAGGCGGCGTCGTGCCGGTGACGCTGCTGGCCTACTGGGTGTGCAGCTCGGCGTGGACGCTGGGCCAGTCCGTCGTCATCGCCCGCTGGTTCCCCACCCCCGGCACGGTGGCTGCCGCGGCTAGGGGATGA
- the glpK gene encoding glycerol kinase GlpK, which yields MADNTYILAIDQGTTSTRAMIFDARANVVAVDQVEHEQIFPRAGWVEHDGIEIWDNTRKVIGGALSRANLNSGNIAAVGITNQRETAIVWDRRTGKPVYNAIVWQDTRTQKIVDELAADGGVERYKKTCGLPLATYFSGPKVRWILDNVEGAREKAEAGDLLFGNTDTWVLWNLTGGAENDGVHVTDVTNASRTMLMDLSTLSWDESIASDMGIPLSMLPEIRSSSEVYGECRPGVLKGTPVAGILGDQQAATFGQACLEKGMAKNTYGTGNFMLLNTGTEQVPSENGLLTTVCYKIGDQETVYALEGSIAVTGSLVQWIRDNLGMITSAPEIEELAMSVEDNGGAYFVPAFSGLFAPHWRPDARGGLVGLTRFVNKGHIARAVLEATAFQTREVLDAMDADSGVPLTELKVDGGMVVNETLMQFQADILGVDVVRPKVAETTALGAAYAAGLAIGYWDSTDDITANWGEDKRWTPQMDDAERERLYRNWKKAVTKTLDWVDDDVE from the coding sequence ATGGCAGACAACACCTACATCCTGGCGATCGACCAGGGCACCACGTCCACCCGCGCGATGATCTTCGACGCGCGTGCCAACGTCGTCGCCGTCGACCAGGTCGAGCACGAGCAGATCTTCCCGCGTGCCGGCTGGGTCGAGCACGACGGCATCGAGATCTGGGACAACACCCGCAAGGTCATCGGCGGCGCGCTGTCCCGGGCCAACCTCAACAGCGGCAACATCGCCGCGGTCGGCATCACGAACCAGCGCGAGACCGCGATCGTGTGGGACCGGAGGACCGGCAAGCCGGTCTACAACGCCATCGTCTGGCAGGACACGCGCACCCAGAAGATCGTCGACGAGCTGGCCGCCGACGGCGGGGTCGAGCGCTACAAGAAGACGTGCGGCCTGCCACTGGCGACGTACTTCTCCGGCCCGAAGGTCCGCTGGATCCTCGACAACGTCGAGGGCGCGCGCGAGAAGGCGGAGGCCGGCGACCTGCTGTTCGGCAACACGGACACGTGGGTCCTGTGGAACCTCACCGGAGGCGCGGAGAACGACGGCGTGCACGTCACCGACGTGACCAACGCCAGCCGCACGATGCTGATGGACCTCTCGACCCTGTCGTGGGACGAGTCGATCGCCTCCGACATGGGCATCCCCCTGTCGATGCTGCCGGAGATCCGGTCCTCCTCCGAGGTCTACGGCGAGTGCCGTCCGGGCGTGCTGAAGGGCACGCCGGTCGCCGGCATCCTCGGTGACCAGCAGGCCGCGACCTTCGGCCAGGCGTGCCTGGAGAAGGGCATGGCCAAGAACACCTACGGCACCGGCAACTTCATGCTCCTCAACACCGGCACCGAGCAGGTGCCGAGCGAGAACGGCCTGCTCACCACCGTCTGCTACAAGATCGGGGACCAGGAGACGGTGTACGCCCTGGAGGGCTCGATCGCCGTGACCGGGTCGCTGGTCCAGTGGATCCGCGACAACCTCGGGATGATCACCAGCGCGCCCGAGATCGAGGAGCTGGCCATGAGCGTGGAGGACAACGGCGGCGCCTACTTCGTGCCGGCCTTCTCGGGCCTGTTCGCCCCGCACTGGCGCCCCGACGCGCGCGGCGGCCTCGTCGGGCTCACCCGCTTCGTCAACAAGGGCCACATCGCCCGCGCGGTGCTGGAGGCCACCGCCTTCCAGACCCGCGAGGTGCTCGACGCCATGGATGCCGACTCCGGCGTCCCGCTGACCGAGCTCAAGGTCGACGGCGGGATGGTGGTCAACGAGACGTTGATGCAGTTCCAGGCCGACATCCTCGGCGTGGACGTCGTACGCCCCAAGGTGGCCGAGACGACGGCGCTCGGTGCCGCCTACGCCGCCGGTCTCGCGATCGGCTACTGGGACAGCACCGACGACATCACCGCCAACTGGGGCGAGGACAAGCGCTGGACGCCGCAGATGGACGACGCCGAGCGTGAGCGCCTCTACCGCAACTGGAAGAAGGCCGTCACGAAGACGCTCGACTGGGTCGACGACGACGTGGAGTGA
- the glpK gene encoding glycerol kinase GlpK, protein MSGTRLVAAVDQGTGSTRCLLFDEAGQLVSMAQREHAQHHPRPGWSEHDADEIWSNVRRVVPEALADAGATPSDVVALGIANQRESCLVWDRRTGRPLSPVITWEDTRATVVVDQVVAAGHHDEVLRATGIPPSTYFAASRLRWLLDTVPDLERRAARGEVAFGTMETWLIWNLADVHVTDVTNASRTNLMNIEDLAWDADMLAVFGIPEQVLPEIRTNAETYGVCHDVLPGVPITAAMGDQQAALFGQTCFETGQGKCTFGTGAFLLVNSGTTPQRSQAGLLSTVAYVLPGEEPVFALEGSVAVTGSLVQWCRDSLGLVPSAPQIETLAASVDDNGGCYVVPAFSGLYAPRWDPAARGVIVGLTSFVNRGHLARGVLEATAWQTADVVTAIQGVIDHPLVSLRVDGGMTTNHLLMQTVADVLDLRIERPLFSETVSVGAAYAAGLSAGVWPDLDALGRLWKRACDWEPGLDTDTRERERARWTQAVERAQGWMPISDNVRP, encoded by the coding sequence ATGAGCGGGACCCGCCTCGTCGCGGCCGTCGACCAGGGCACCGGCTCGACCCGCTGCCTCCTCTTCGACGAGGCGGGCCAGCTCGTGAGCATGGCCCAGCGCGAGCACGCCCAGCACCACCCTCGCCCGGGCTGGTCGGAGCACGACGCCGACGAGATCTGGTCCAACGTGCGCCGCGTCGTGCCCGAGGCCCTCGCGGATGCCGGTGCCACCCCGTCCGACGTCGTCGCGCTGGGGATCGCCAACCAGCGCGAGTCGTGCCTGGTCTGGGACCGGCGCACCGGCAGGCCGCTGTCACCGGTCATCACGTGGGAGGACACCCGCGCGACGGTCGTGGTCGACCAGGTCGTCGCGGCCGGCCACCACGACGAGGTCCTCCGCGCGACGGGCATCCCACCGTCGACCTACTTCGCGGCATCGCGCCTGCGCTGGCTGCTGGACACCGTCCCGGACCTCGAGCGGCGCGCGGCACGCGGAGAGGTCGCCTTCGGGACGATGGAGACCTGGTTGATCTGGAACCTCGCTGACGTGCACGTCACCGACGTCACCAACGCCAGCCGCACCAACCTGATGAACATCGAGGACCTGGCGTGGGACGCCGACATGCTCGCGGTCTTCGGGATCCCGGAGCAGGTGCTGCCCGAGATCCGCACGAACGCCGAGACGTACGGCGTGTGCCACGACGTGCTGCCGGGGGTGCCGATCACCGCGGCCATGGGCGACCAGCAGGCCGCGCTGTTCGGCCAGACCTGCTTCGAGACCGGTCAGGGCAAGTGCACCTTCGGCACCGGCGCCTTCCTGCTGGTGAACTCCGGCACGACCCCCCAGCGCTCGCAGGCCGGGCTGCTGTCCACGGTCGCCTACGTGCTGCCGGGCGAGGAGCCGGTGTTCGCCCTCGAGGGCTCGGTCGCCGTCACGGGGTCGCTCGTCCAGTGGTGTCGCGACAGCCTGGGCCTGGTCCCGAGCGCCCCGCAGATCGAGACGCTCGCCGCGTCCGTCGACGACAACGGCGGCTGCTACGTCGTGCCTGCCTTCTCCGGGCTCTACGCCCCGCGCTGGGACCCGGCCGCGCGCGGGGTGATCGTCGGCCTCACCTCCTTCGTCAACCGCGGCCACCTCGCGCGCGGGGTGCTGGAGGCCACGGCCTGGCAGACCGCCGACGTCGTCACGGCCATCCAGGGCGTGATCGACCACCCACTGGTCTCGCTGCGCGTCGACGGCGGCATGACCACCAACCACCTGCTGATGCAGACCGTGGCCGACGTGCTGGACCTCCGCATCGAGCGCCCGCTCTTCTCCGAGACCGTCTCGGTCGGTGCGGCGTACGCCGCCGGGCTCAGCGCTGGCGTGTGGCCCGACCTCGACGCGCTCGGGCGGCTGTGGAAGCGCGCCTGCGACTGGGAGCCCGGGCTGGACACCGACACCCGGGAGCGGGAACGGGCACGCTGGACGCAGGCAGTGGAGCGGGCGCAGGGGTGGATGCCCATCAGCGATAACGTCCGTCCATGA